The Amblyomma americanum isolate KBUSLIRL-KWMA chromosome 3, ASM5285725v1, whole genome shotgun sequence genome window below encodes:
- the MED1 gene encoding mediator complex subunit 1 — MAAVEKPAAVASCSQIGTKDVIQTSQNGKENSNENPRENLLEKLRAKAKHYKPWGDMAKALRMAIMEKHHLVDSADRSQLQKCLDMIQKSIRVTSMQSMIERLDTITRQQGLMFTTGPGGQECFISSDMFYVEVLLEPSGTVNDVKISHHGDPLSCPELTQVLLRGDFAEFTKHLEGLASIYQLNADKKQKTKAYLALQALETDLSILSQLQSFMNEPSNLVHKSPVGILQLRKGGHPMKLTFFISPYDLLDVESKSSIPLTVEAILEKGLGHSVSVCIESSGSHKLQTTSLISVTNTPEGKNLPSFAALSNLNSTMLPASFVLKLPKPIPMALALVRQIRNVTSIECADTSTAQPLLSLIINQASEGKLTASSDRGLNVTLPDQQHCYYLLSGSPELTGVLVSGVPFTHPTHVPQILVFLRQQLLFNTLVASCVRPSSRQNAEMSHMFEVNTSSISNISISFEHPCDESLATVDLNLSEITSVKCRIYTLNSDISICTDEYASKVMQRCLSIPVTMRAVIRKAQGQRARMSSQGDSYCSALNSGGNAYLTGLPGYGPGPATGSFGDFTPAGKADSYREAEEEPGTLGSILGGPLPSQSPNMMLMSMLSDVPSASNSPAAPGFPFLGQAKPRNKRKRKATTSSDGRSPKRRDDDGTDPEEEPFLESEAGQNKAALLNPAEPAGATTEPATDDAASFLRGGASLFSDEGTDPGEVNRPPPGRKVKRVRSEEAREDIKLEREGSRSQDSGPKNLFPGGDSDKLSRSASPPVSFKIEKSGDSLKISKTESKSGSKPRDSSELRKKLDNKKERKRKRAESVDSGCHEPAVAASPEPTELSQQAFNLSTKPHGSASPSASRPPVKKSASSLVSNGKKLARPQQPALSSGTKCSAEADSRPAAKSPLQKSSPSKPVSSVTGSAYTPSSSPVAKQPPSSPTGTLKLKHLNLPSSTTITPVVAKPSLPSPTSTAAPSITIVPTTSVAGGSNNLNKPPKSRKGCLNAVIAKLTNTMASPLVGPAVPELPGTRPDVAVKLGEKRESPTLGKEGKEGRTEGGTLKEGAGIKLTVTKTSGIYKCSSGKAKMGTSSSKGTLSSGAKVKSSQKPSSLAAGASAKKVPHKVAPAKLSPSQAFPCDNASSAPRVAHNNASSLKNASKLAVPSKSGVRPEKKANEPVAEKEAGLMPPPPQSRTAPKSAETGGPPPADEAALRMLLGPAEGGDEASGEDLLTKVENGPEIGPVALTVPRASSTELRTPEDKGAAAPADVDSSPEDGLVIDFALDSSKKTAPVCHSSPRPPPEPAVPELPARASPALSLSAKSPYFVPSPSLKSPQAGSPPSNHSVSSSLSRPSPCVIDDELMDEAIVGLGK, encoded by the exons ATGGCGGCTGTCGAAAAGCCAGCAGCGGTAGCTTCGTGCTCACAAATTGGCACAAAGGACGTAATACAGA CTTCGCAGAATGGGAAAGAAAACTCGAATGAGAACCCCAGGGAGAACCtcctggagaagctccgtgccaAGGCTAAACACTACAAACCCTGGGGAGACATGGCCAAAGCTCTTCGCATGGCTATCATG GAGAAACACCATTTGGTGGACAGTGCTGATCGTAGCCAACTGCAGAAGTGCCTTGACATGATACAGAAGTCCATCAGAG TGACATCGATGCAGTCTATGATTGAGAGGCTGGACACCATCACACGGCAGCAAGG CCTCATGTTTACCACTGGTCCCGGAGGCCAGGAGTGCTTCATCAGCTCGGATATGTTCTATGTGGAGGTACTGCTTGAGCCAAGTGGAACCGTTAACGATGTCAAGATATCTCACCATGGAGATCCTTTG AGCTGCCCTGAGCTGACGCAGGTGCTGTT GAGGGGAGACTTCGCTGAGTTCACCAAGCACCTTGAAGGACTGGCATCTATCTACCAGCTGAATGCCGACAA AAAGCAGAAGACCAAGGCTTATCTGGCTCTTCAAGCCCTTGAGACCGACTTGAGTATTCTTTCTCAACTTCAAAG CTTCATGAATGAGCCTAGTAACCTTGTGCACAAGTCTCCAGTTGGCATCTTGCAGCTACGCAAGGGAG GCCACCCCATGAAGCTTACATTCTTCATCTCACCCTATGACTTACTTGACGTGGAGAGCAAGTCCTCTATTCCACTCACTGTTGAAG CCATCCTGGAGAAGGGTCTGGGCCACTCAGTGTCTGTATGCATCGAGAGTTCGGGTTCACACAAGCTGCAGACAACTTCGCTCATCAGTGTAACCAATACTCCCGAGGGAAAAAA CCTTCCCTCATTTGCTGCCCTGAGCAACTTGAACAGTACAATGCTGCCGGCAAGCTTTGTGCTGAAGCTGCCCAAGCCCATCCCCATGGCCCTGGCTTTGGTCCGGCAAATACGCAACGTCACAT CAATCGAGTGTGCCGACACCAGCACTGCACAGCCTCTGCTGTCCCTGATTATCAACCAAGCATCTGAAGGGAAGCTTACAGCATCCAGCGATCGGGGCCTGAATGTG ACCCTGCCAGATCAACAGCACTGCTACTACCTGCTGTCGGGGAGCCCCGAGTTGACCGGTGTGCTGGTTTCGGGCGTGCCTTTCACACATCCGACTCACGTGCCGCAGATCCTGGTGTTTCTCAGGCAGCAGCTGCTCTTCAACACCTTAGTCGCCAGCTGCGTGCGACCATCCAGCCGACAGA ATGCTGAGATGTCGCACATGTTTGAAGTGAACACCTCCTCCATATCAAACATCAGCATCTCCTTTGAACACCCCTGTGATGAATCTCTGGCAACAG TTGACCTGAACCTTAGTGAAATCACCAGTGTCAAGTGCCGTATCTACACGCTCAACAGCGACATTAGCATCTGCACTGACGAGTATGCTAGCAAGGTGATGCAGCG GTGCCTGTCCATACCTGTGACCATGCGAGCAGTGATAAGAAAGGCACAAGGTCAGCGAGCACGCATGTCCAGCCAAGGGGACTCGTATTGCAGTGCCCTCAACAGCGGAGGAAATGCATACCTGACTGGCCTGCCTGGCTACGGTCCTGGCCCAGCCACCGGGTCCTTTGGCGACTTCACGCCAGCTGGCAAGGCCGACAGCTACCGAGAGGCTGAAGAGGAGCCTGGCACACTGGGCTCAATTCTGGGTGGACCACTGCCATCACAGAGCCCAAACATGATGTTGATGAGCATGCTGAGTGACGTGCCCTCAGCAAGCAACTCTCCTGCTGCCCCAGGATTTCCTTTTTTAGGCCAGGCCAAGCCTCGGAACAAGCGCAAGAGAAAAGCGACAACTTCGTCTGACGGCCGAAGCCCGAAACGCAGAGATGATGATGGCACCGACCCAGAGGAGGAGCCTTTTTTAGAGTCTGAAGCGGGGCAGAACAAGGCGGCGCTTCTGAACCCCGCTGAGCCGGCTGGCGCCACCACGGAACCTGCCACCGACGACGCTGCCAGTTTCCTCAGGGGAGGAGCCTCACTCTTTTCTGATGAAGGCACCGACCCAGGGGAGGTGAATCGACCTCCTCCTGGCCGTAAAGTCAAGCGTGTCCGTAGCGAGGAAGCCCGGGAAGATATCAAGCTCGAGAGGGAAGGCTCTCGGTCCCAGGACAGCGGTCCAAAAAACTTGTTTCCCGGTGGGGACTCCGATAAGCTGTCCCGCTCGGCGTCACCACCGGTCAGCTTCAAAATTGAAAAGTCAGGGGACAGTCTCAAGATTTCCAAAACTGAAAGCAAGTCGGGGTCCAAACCCCGTGATTCTTCAGAGCTGCGTAAGAAGCTAGACAACAAGAAAGAGCGCAAGAGAAAAAGAGCTGAGAGTGTAGACTCAGGCTGCCATGAGCCTGCCGTGGCTGCTTCCCCTGAACCAACAGAACTGTCTCAGCAAGCTTTCAACCTGAGCACGAAGCCACATGGGTCTGCAAGCCCCTCGGCATCCCGACCTCCCGTGAAAAAGAGTGCCAGTTCACTGGTTAGTAATGGAAAGAAACTTGCAAGGCCACAGCAGCCAGCACTTTCGAGTGGCACCAAGTGCAGTGCAGAGGCTGACAGCCGACCTGCTGCCAAGTCCCCCCTTCAAAAGAGCAGCCCCAGCAAGCCAGTTTCATCTGTCACAGGCAGTGCTTACACTCCCAGTAGCAGTCCTGTGGCTAAGCAGCCTCCATCGTCTCCTACAGGGACTCTGAAGTTGAAGCACCTCAATTTGCCTTCATCCACCACAATCACACCAGTGGTGGCCAAGCCTTCCTTGCCATCACCGACATCGACAGCAGCTCCCAGCATCACTATAGTGCCTACTACCTCAGTAGCTGGTGGCTCCAACAATCTCAACAAGCCTCCCAAGTCACGCAAGGGTTGTCTAAATGCGGTGATTGCCAAGCTGACCAACACGATGGCGTCGCCACTGGTCGGACCCGCTGTACCTGAACTTCCGGGCACCAGGCCAGACGTGGCGGTCAAATTGGGTGAGAAGAGGGAGAGTCCTACGTTGGGCAAGGAGGGAAAAGAAGGGAGGACAGAAGGCGGCACATTGAAGGAGGGCGCCGGCATCAAACTCACCGTCACAAAAACTTCAGGCATTTACAAGTGCTCCTCAGGAAAGGCTAAAATGGGCACGTCATCCTCCAAGGGAACCCTCTCAAGCGGAGCAAAGGTCAAAAGCTCTCAGAAGCCGAGCAGCTTGGCTGCAGGGGCATCGGCCAAGAAAGTTCCCCACAAGGTGGCCCCCGCAAAGCTCAGCCCAAGCCAGGCCTTCCCGTGCGACAACGCGTCGAGTGCGCCACGGGTCGCCCACAACAACGCAAGCTCGCTCAAGAATGCCTCCAAGTTGGCGGTGCCCAGCAAATCTGGCGTGCGTCCCGAAAAGAAGGCCAACGAGCCCGTCGCCGAGAAGGAAGCCGGTCTGATGCCGCCACCGCCCCAGTCCAGGACCGCACCTAAGAGCGCAGAAACGGGAGGACCGCCTCCCGCCGACGAGGCCGCCCTGCGAATGCTGCTGGGTCCCGCAGAAGGAGGCGACGAAGCCAGCGGCGAGGACCTCCTGACGAAGgtcgaaaacggcccggaaatcGGGCCGGTGGCCCTAACGGTACCGCGCGCCTCTTCCACCGAACTGCGAACTCCGGAGGACAAGGGGGCAGCAGCACCCGCCGATGTCGACAGCAGTCCTGAGGACGGCCTTGTCATCGATTTTGCATTGGACAGCAGTAAGAAGACCGCACCCGTGTGCCACAGCTCCCCGCGGCCACCCCCGGAGCCCGCGGTTCCCGAACTGCCGGCCAGGGCGTCACCGGCGCTCAGTCTCAGTGCCAAGTCGCCGTATTTCGTGCCGTCCCCGTCACTCAAGTCTCCGCAGGCGGGTAGCCCGCCCTCCAACCACTCTGTGTCGAGCTCGCTCTCGAGACCGTCACCGTGCGTCATTGACGACGAGCTAATGGACGAAGCGATTGTAGGACTCGGGAAATGA